The window AAATTACTAATAATATTTACTCTAgactctatttttttaaataacctcTCTCTCTTGCTCATTCGCCGAGTCTTGGTGGAAATAACTTTGCAGATCCCAGTTAATGAATATTTGTAAATGCAAGAACATTCGGCGCCGGAATATCCAGAGGGcatcctctctctgccttgtAATTTTTTGCACaagatatttaatatttatggtTCCACAGCCTTGTGAATAAAGAGCCACCCGCAAACCCCCAGGAGCTCAGGGGCTGGGGATATTTATGGcgcttcctctttttccttttcaattacAAAGACACCTCACATAATTAAGTGCTAATAACCTTGTTAATCTAAAATTGATACTCTTTCTCCTGGCCATCTCTTAATagaattaaaaacagattaataatCAAGGGTAGGAGACATTGCATGCAATTAAGGGCGAGGGGGCCACACTCTGGCCCGTCGCCGTGCTCCCCAGGGAGGATGCGGGACCCGGCGCCGGGCTGGGACGGCCACCAGCGGGACCAGGGCTGGCACGGCCGTGCCGGGGTCGGGGTTCCCCAGCCGCCCGGGCGGGGAGATGTGTTTTCCCTCGTGCTCTTTGCGCAGGTTAAATTTTTAAGACAAACAGCCGTGTAACACCATCTCCTAATGAAACTGTTTTATGTTAATTAATTATGTATCAAGGCTCATTTTCATGCACAGCCCAGCTCCGCTTCCCCTCCGCCGAGCCTTTGATCTGTCAAAGGCTAAACGGGAGATaaataatcaaattaaaaagcagcCTGGATGGAAATAAACACGTTTTAGATGTGTTGTCTGGCGGTTAGAGCAAGGCACCGAGTGATCGGGCTCATGGTTCGGGCGCCGCTCCGCTGCGCACGTGGAGCGTGGGAAGtttcctgtgcctcagtttccccgcggtcctcccagccctgctgccaccccGGGGGACAGCGCCGTGTCCCCGTGCGCAGAGAGGGGTCtcgggggcggcccggcggccCCTGGCTCCTGGAGAATGGCCGCTTGTCCTCTCCAGGAGAGGGAGGACTTTAACTGCGTAATACTGGTGAAACATTAAAAGTCTGCAGCGTTTCTTTCTTCCAGGCGATGAAAGATCCCCTGGCAGCTCCGGGCCACAACCGGTCCGTGCCCAGGGTAGTTGGGATGTCAGCGGTGGACACGGTTTCGGGATAATTTAACACAATCTCCAACAATTTGTTACACCTAAGTGGAGGCAGATGTGCATCCATATTCATTTTGGAGGAACTTCAGAAATTATAACTTCCTCAGCCCAGCCAGCCCGCCGCCCCAGccctccagcctgggctcccGTTCAAGCGGAGGAGGTGAGGACAGCGGCGAGGACTTGTCCTCCACGGCCGCCCGGAGCCTGGTCCCCTCGGCGGTGGGGCCGAGGCGTCGGGCCGGGGATTGCAGGGCTGCGAGGAGCAAGGCTGACCTTCGAGTGTCGCCCTCGGGGAGCGagagctggccctgctcctgccaggggCTGCTTTACCCCCTCCCCGCTGGCGCACGCTTGCGCGTGCATCCGCCCGCTTCAGGACCCCCGCCTCGGCTCCCGGGCTGTAATCCCAGGGCGGTGCGAAGCCCGCGGCCACGTCCCTGGCGGCTTCGGCTGCTCCGGGGGCTACCGGCAGCGGTGGCCGAGAGCAGCGCGTGGGCAGGACCCTCTGCCTGCTCGGCACCTCCGGCCCCGGGGGCCAGGCTGGTGCAGCGCTGTAAATCCGGTGTTGCTTTAACAGTAAACACCCTACAGCAGAACTTAGAGATTATAATTGTGGAGCGCTTTATAGCCATAATAAAATTGTAGTGTTCTAGCCTGCACGTAATTACCAGCTAATAGATTTCTTCTTAACGGGACTAATGCAGAGAGGGGTCCTGGCTGCCGAGTGCTGCGGGCAGCCAGGGCTTTGCCCTCCCGCCACTTCTGCGGTGCCAGTGCTTTGGGTGGTGGGCGCAGGGGCTCCCGCCCCGCTGCGGTCCCTGCCACGGCCCCGAGGGACCCCTTTCAGATGAGGACATCGAccgggggctgcagagggactCGGGGAGCGGATGCTGGCCAAAGGGACCCCCACTGCAGGGGGGGAGTAGAGGCTCTTGGCTGCCGCTCATGCTGCAACCTTCCTCGTCCTGCTCAGCTTAAATAGAGCGGAGCTCTTGCCCCTGGCTGTGCTCCTTGCGTGCCCGTTGAGATGCCAGGGAGCGTTATGCCTGGAGGTTATTCAGGTAGCAGATCAGGAGGGAGTTTATTATATTGCGTCAGCTCCTCTTCGGGGCATTTTGGTGGcgatgttgttgttgttttctctccagGTGCGCTCAAGGgcgccgcagccccggctcccctgCGAGCAGAGCTGGGCCAGCGCCGTGCAGAGCGAGCGAGCGCGCTGTGCTGGGTCGTTGGCCAAATCCAGCCCCGCTCAAGTGCTGTGCCACGAGGTCTCAAGCCTAGAGGAGGAGAGCCCCGTCCCGGGCAGAGGACATGGGGACGCTGCATGCCTTTCTCAGCCGGTGCTGCTCCAGCGCTGCAGGTGGGCGTCCGCGACCTTCACCAGTGCTGCGGTTGGGCAGCGAGGAGGAGGGAGCCAGCCGCCAGCGTGGAAGCAGCATGGGGtggctcctgcagcaccccaagTCCTGCCTCTTGCTAGGATGTTGGTGTTTGCGTGGGCTGGTGTGCCGGGGTGCCTTCGCAAAGCTGGCCCCAGTGACGGTGCCCAGCGCGACACGGGGCTCTCAGCGAGGCCACGGCGCCCGCTGAAGCCAGCCGACGCCGGGCAACCTGTCTTTCTCTGCCACCGCCCCGCAAAGCCGCGGCTCCCGGCCCCACGCCGCCGTCTCGCCCCGCTGCCGGGAGGTGCAGCTGAGCGTGGAGCCATCAAAGGGAGCGTGCAGAGTGTCATCCCCTCCAGTCTTGCCCCAGGCCCTGCCTTTGGGCTTCTGAAGGCTTTGCTCCAGCGGTGTCAGTTCTCATTAATCCGCACATCAAAGCCGGAGCTGCCAAACATCCTGGAGAGATCACGCCGGCTTCCTAAGCGGCGTCgcgggcaggcagaggggcaaGCTGCGCGGGGAGGCTCGGAGCTGGGCTGCTCGGGGCAGAGCGTCTGCCGCCGTCGGCAGCGTGGTCCCCCGGGGGGTCAGGAGGGGGGCTCTGGCCCGGCGGCTCTTGCACGCGAAGCCCCGAGGGAGCGGAGCTGCCAAGGCAAGGTGCGAGATGTCTCCTGGACAAGGGAACGCCCTTTTGCAGCAAGGCCTCCAATGCACCGCGTCATCCcagagcaagaaaaacagattttgcaagaaaacacaaaaaaagaagagaaggtgCTCCTGCGCGCTGAAGTGCGTTGTTTCCCCACTGAggtcctctctgctctgctgtcacCGCGAGACCGAGTTTCCCCGCTCTGCTCCGCTGTGGCTCAGCATCCCTCCAGCGAGCTAATCAGGtcaatgcatttttaacatGGCATAgaaaatctttatattttttgtcAGACTCATTCTTCTCCCTGGTCTCTCTGTAGGGGGCTGAATTATTTAATGCTGAATATCAAGCAGAGATGTTTTCCCTTTGCCGGGCTGCTGACTGTGCACTTTAGGGCTGGAAAGATTGGCAGATGGCTGCTCTCTGAGGTGGGGGGGAACCCATCCTACCGAGCAAATTACCCACTTACAGCCAGATTTACGGAACAGCTCCCTTCCCACTTCCAGGCATCCAGATAAACAGGGCAGATTTGCTGAAGTGGCGAGCGCCCAGCGGCTCTGCCGAGCCGCCGCCAGGACCCGGCGCACGCAAACCGCGCCGTTCCCCGTCTCTGTGCGCAGCGAGAAAATCTGCTGAAGTTCAAGCACTTATTTCCATCCCGGGAAAGGGCTGGAAGAGCAGAGCGGGGGCGACCGGGGCAGCCGGCAGCCTcgccccagcagctccctggttTGTGCCGCCGGAGGAGCGTTCCTGCGAGTCTGCCGGGGCCGGCGGTGCCCGCCGCGGCGGTGCCGGCCGAGCAGCGGGCAGGGGCGGCCCATAATCGGGTGACGGCGAACATATGTTGGTGGGGTGCAGGTCTCGTGCGGCGATCGTCGCACGCCAGGTGCATAAACACAAAGGGCTGGTTTGTGTATCGGGGTTTATCTTTTCCATTAATGGCTTTCTAAATTGGTGGCAGtggagcaaaaaaacccaatttgAACTCGGAGCATGCATGATTACTATTGTAATAACCTTGGCTAATAAGAATATGATGTGGTGTTaggctgggaaagaaaacacatttctcatTAGCTTTTTGATTAATTACTCCACATAATTTCCTAGGGGGACATGCCTGGGACTGATTGCCTTTGCTTTTGACGCGTGGAAGTGGTTTACCTTAACTTAATAATTTTCTTGGTGACATTTTAATGGCAGTCCTCAAttaa of the Ciconia boyciana chromosome 20, ASM3463844v1, whole genome shotgun sequence genome contains:
- the LOC140661831 gene encoding uncharacterized protein is translated as MCIHIHFGGTSEIITSSAQPARRPSPPAWAPVQAEEVRSRAPQPRLPCEQSWASAVQSERARCAGSLAKSSPAQVLCHEVSSLEEESPVPGRGHGDAACLSQPVLLQRCRWASATFTSAAVGQRGGGSQPPAWKQHGVAPAAPQVLPLARMLVFAWAGVPGCLRKAGPSDGAQRDTGLSARPRRPLKPADAGQPVFLCHRPAKPRLPAPRRRLAPLPGGAAERGAIKGSVQSVIPSSLAPGPAFGLLKALLQRCQFSLIRTSKPELPNILERSRRLPKRRRGQAEGQAARGGSELGCSGQSVCRRRQRGPPGGQEGGSGPAALAREAPRERSCQGKVRDVSWTRERPFAARPPMHRVIPEQEKQILQENTKKEEKVLLRAEVRCFPTEVLSALLSPRDRVSPLCSAVAQHPSSELIRSMHF